From the genome of Lentilactobacillus buchneri, one region includes:
- a CDS encoding DNA-3-methyladenine glycosylase I codes for MAKPLNGVDLYHSLFGTEIHDPRVLFEMLTVNVFQPGLNWRVAASKIPVFDKVFKHFDVHEIAKFDEMDLEALEADPEMIRNPRKIRAVVQNAQATLKLQPEFKDLADYLWSFEPKDDVVRGSLQQDSHGLGVELAKDMKKRGFTFVGPTTMELLLIGSGILKHEHD; via the coding sequence ATGGCAAAACCGTTAAATGGCGTTGATCTCTATCATTCATTATTTGGCACTGAGATTCACGATCCACGCGTGTTGTTTGAAATGCTGACAGTGAACGTTTTTCAGCCAGGATTAAATTGGCGGGTGGCTGCCAGCAAGATTCCGGTATTTGATAAAGTCTTCAAGCATTTTGACGTTCACGAAATCGCCAAGTTCGATGAAATGGATCTCGAAGCTTTGGAAGCCGATCCAGAAATGATTCGAAACCCCCGGAAGATTCGGGCCGTTGTTCAGAATGCTCAAGCAACCTTAAAACTGCAGCCTGAATTTAAAGATTTGGCAGACTATTTGTGGTCGTTCGAGCCAAAAGATGATGTGGTTCGCGGATCATTGCAGCAAGATTCCCATGGCTTGGGAGTTGAGCTGGCCAAGGATATGAAGAAACGGGGCTTCACGTTCGTCGGTCCGACCACGATGGAGTTGCTGCTGATTGGCAGTGGCATTTTGAAACATGAACATGATTAG
- a CDS encoding glycine cleavage system protein H, whose protein sequence is MADKADDSKYLWEEKTSEGHTRIGLNDLARGEIGQVTFAEFPEKMTELSAGDPMLSFEGAKAVTEIHSPMSGKVAKVNSDLIEHPELLNEDNRDKTWIVELF, encoded by the coding sequence ATGGCAGATAAAGCAGATGATTCCAAATACTTATGGGAAGAAAAAACCAGTGAAGGACACACTCGAATCGGCTTAAACGACTTGGCCCGCGGTGAAATCGGCCAGGTTACCTTCGCCGAATTTCCGGAAAAAATGACTGAATTAAGTGCCGGCGATCCAATGCTGTCATTTGAAGGTGCCAAAGCCGTGACTGAAATCCATTCACCAATGAGTGGCAAAGTTGCCAAAGTGAACTCAGATTTAATTGAGCATCCCGAACTTTTGAACGAGGATAATCGGGACAAAACTTGGATTGTGGAGCTTTTTTAA
- a CDS encoding sugar phosphate isomerase/epimerase produces MFPYLGLKASTNQAQIDERLKYHPEVFEFFTTDQDVTPSGLNHLKAMIEHVKAAGVDRIVMHHPMKFNGQHNEVAVDRLSNPDAYHFLMQSSENLIQLAIQTNTQVLIHGAYNSPVSDILSNYPSIDSARKVVFNRLDHFKSLGGDHVMFENSISPLFDYGDPEIENLIIEHQYRLCYDTSHGFIVLHGNNSKLKASMAHLRDQVVHYHFVDSMGQFHDSLELGKGAIDWQPLKSVVNPDATDIFEINLKDQMNSQEMRASYQYLRACWQTSG; encoded by the coding sequence ATGTTTCCTTACTTGGGTCTCAAAGCCAGTACCAACCAAGCCCAAATTGATGAACGATTAAAATATCATCCTGAAGTATTTGAATTCTTCACCACCGATCAGGATGTGACGCCAAGTGGCCTGAACCATTTGAAGGCGATGATTGAACACGTGAAGGCCGCTGGGGTCGACAGAATTGTCATGCACCACCCGATGAAGTTTAACGGCCAACACAATGAAGTGGCAGTTGACCGATTGAGTAATCCGGACGCTTACCACTTTTTAATGCAGAGTTCTGAAAATTTGATTCAGCTGGCCATTCAGACTAACACGCAAGTTTTGATTCACGGGGCCTACAACTCACCGGTTTCAGATATTCTCAGCAACTACCCTTCGATTGATTCCGCCCGCAAGGTGGTGTTCAATCGCTTGGACCATTTTAAATCACTGGGCGGGGACCATGTGATGTTTGAAAATTCCATTTCACCGCTGTTTGATTACGGCGATCCAGAAATTGAAAACCTGATCATTGAGCATCAATACCGGCTGTGCTACGATACCAGTCATGGGTTCATTGTGCTGCACGGCAATAATTCGAAACTCAAGGCCAGTATGGCGCATTTGCGAGATCAGGTTGTCCATTATCATTTTGTGGATTCAATGGGCCAGTTCCACGACAGCTTGGAACTGGGAAAGGGCGCGATTGATTGGCAGCCTTTAAAATCGGTCGTCAATCCGGACGCCACCGATATTTTTGAAATCAATCTCAAAGACCAAATGAACAGTCAAGAAATGCGTGCCAGCTATCAGTACCTACGAGCATGCTGGCAAACATCTGGTTGA
- a CDS encoding uracil-DNA glycosylase, which translates to MTLHTILTPEWIHEAKLIAAENPRLEGFVPSEGGLHPRILLLGEAPGDKEVKIGRPFMGPSGKELDRWLASLGLTREDIYITGVVNSRPFSIGKTGRKSDRRPNQKEVKRSAAMFDWELSHFPDVLLVPMGNASLQRLLGTKAKIGDLHGQLLERSIQKYNQQTDSFELSKEKHQIFPLYHPSYSKRFKNMKPVVDADSQKLKQLLEQQSNRH; encoded by the coding sequence ATGACATTGCATACCATTTTAACCCCAGAGTGGATTCATGAAGCCAAATTGATTGCCGCCGAGAATCCCCGGCTGGAGGGCTTTGTTCCCAGCGAGGGCGGCCTTCATCCACGAATTCTCTTGTTGGGTGAAGCCCCTGGTGACAAAGAGGTCAAGATTGGTCGCCCATTTATGGGACCATCCGGCAAAGAACTGGATCGTTGGCTGGCATCGCTGGGGTTAACCCGTGAGGATATCTACATTACCGGAGTGGTCAATTCCCGTCCATTTTCAATTGGGAAAACGGGTCGAAAAAGTGACCGGCGCCCCAATCAGAAGGAAGTTAAGCGCTCGGCTGCGATGTTTGACTGGGAACTATCCCATTTTCCTGATGTCCTGTTGGTGCCAATGGGGAATGCCAGCCTTCAGCGGTTATTAGGTACCAAGGCCAAAATCGGTGATTTACATGGCCAGTTGTTGGAACGCTCAATTCAAAAATATAACCAGCAGACGGATTCCTTTGAACTCTCTAAGGAAAAACATCAAATCTTTCCTTTGTATCATCCATCGTATTCGAAGCGGTTCAAGAATATGAAGCCCGTGGTCGATGCGGATTCGCAAAAGCTCAAACAATTACTCGAACAGCAATCAAACCGTCATTGA
- a CDS encoding L,D-transpeptidase — translation MKFKNVFAFIIVSVFIVMALAAAQHSFAVRKATTPSDSQTTIQSVYWKAPSENKAYPEWSKMSKPWIYVSVKQQKVFIHGNGKVQYIMNCSTGIPSSPTPRGTFHIQKERGYSFYNKRSHEGAHYWVSWLDHGVYLFHSVPTNAHGQYVVSEAEKLGTPASHGCVRLSIADAKWMYQTVPFGTKVVVH, via the coding sequence GTGAAATTTAAAAATGTCTTTGCATTTATCATTGTTTCAGTATTCATCGTCATGGCCTTGGCCGCTGCTCAACATTCATTTGCAGTTCGGAAGGCAACAACGCCAAGTGATAGTCAGACCACCATTCAAAGTGTCTATTGGAAAGCGCCGTCTGAAAACAAAGCTTATCCAGAATGGTCCAAAATGAGCAAGCCTTGGATTTATGTGAGTGTCAAACAACAGAAAGTCTTCATCCATGGTAATGGCAAGGTTCAATACATTATGAACTGTTCAACTGGCATCCCCAGCAGCCCAACGCCACGGGGAACGTTCCATATCCAAAAGGAACGCGGCTATTCATTTTATAACAAGCGCTCACACGAAGGCGCCCACTACTGGGTTTCCTGGTTGGATCACGGCGTCTACTTATTCCACAGTGTGCCGACCAACGCCCACGGTCAGTACGTGGTTTCTGAAGCTGAGAAGTTAGGCACTCCCGCATCCCATGGCTGCGTTCGGCTATCAATCGCTGATGCTAAATGGATGTATCAAACGGTGCCGTTTGGAACTAAGGTTGTTGTTCACTAA
- a CDS encoding lipoate--protein ligase, with protein sequence MKGLRIIIFVDLSDPNSQLHLRDPGVSGSLSTFFITSPKFTDTIFHFSQPAAASVVLGVNQDAYSEVNLDYIKTHDIRLARRGAGGGAVYVDPGNLTYAFIDNDDGRNYLNFKKYATPAIHVLHKLGVDAEMTGRNDLTVDGKKFSGMSSLKIGNRFSCGGTLMIDVDLDQAAKALTPPKTKLASKGIKSVHSRVTNIRQYFLPQYRQITFAEIRRLLLEEVFQTTDLATIPTYTMSEADWQQVELIAQNKFTDPDFIMGTKRDDDFFHGNHFDGLGTVEISFSVDDGIVTHARIFGDFNQANGHLKVIEDKLIGTPFKKDNLEEAFRTTNLSANIGPISAAEMADLMLNPHFQEVN encoded by the coding sequence TTGAAGGGACTGAGAATCATTATTTTTGTCGACTTATCTGATCCAAATTCACAACTGCATTTGCGCGACCCGGGAGTCAGCGGCAGTCTCTCGACGTTTTTTATCACTTCGCCTAAATTTACCGACACGATTTTTCATTTTTCGCAACCGGCGGCCGCATCAGTTGTTCTGGGCGTCAATCAGGACGCATACTCCGAAGTTAATTTAGATTATATTAAGACCCACGATATTCGTTTGGCACGTCGTGGTGCCGGTGGCGGTGCGGTTTACGTTGATCCGGGTAATTTGACATATGCCTTTATCGATAACGATGATGGCAGGAATTACCTCAACTTCAAAAAATATGCGACACCAGCCATTCATGTACTGCACAAGCTCGGGGTGGACGCGGAAATGACCGGTCGAAATGACCTCACAGTCGACGGCAAAAAGTTTTCGGGGATGTCATCGCTTAAAATCGGCAACCGATTCTCGTGTGGCGGAACACTGATGATAGACGTCGATCTGGATCAGGCTGCAAAAGCACTAACCCCACCCAAAACCAAGTTGGCCTCCAAAGGAATCAAGTCGGTTCACAGCCGGGTTACCAACATTCGTCAGTATTTCCTACCACAATATCGCCAAATCACTTTTGCTGAAATTCGCCGGCTGCTTCTCGAAGAAGTCTTTCAAACGACTGACTTGGCAACTATTCCCACCTATACAATGTCTGAAGCGGATTGGCAGCAGGTTGAACTAATTGCTCAGAACAAGTTCACTGATCCGGATTTCATTATGGGAACCAAACGCGATGATGATTTCTTCCATGGGAATCACTTTGATGGTCTCGGCACGGTCGAAATCAGTTTTTCAGTAGATGATGGCATCGTGACCCATGCACGCATCTTTGGCGACTTTAATCAGGCCAATGGTCACTTGAAAGTAATCGAGGATAAGCTGATCGGAACGCCTTTTAAGAAAGACAACCTGGAAGAAGCCTTCAGAACGACAAATTTATCAGCTAACATTGGCCCCATTTCAGCAGCTGAAATGGCCGACCTAATGCTTAATCCTCATTTTCAGGAGGTGAACTAA
- a CDS encoding glycine cleavage system protein H yields the protein MAQKIDDSKYLWQATVDDSHTRIGLNDLARGEIGEISFAAFPKNLSAVAEGDVILSFEGAKAVTEVHSPKAGKVAKINTALIDHPEYLDDSDQDKNWIVELY from the coding sequence ATGGCACAAAAAATTGATGATTCAAAATATCTCTGGCAGGCAACAGTTGATGATTCACATACTCGAATTGGGTTAAATGACCTGGCGCGGGGTGAAATTGGTGAAATTTCCTTCGCTGCATTCCCAAAGAACCTCAGTGCAGTTGCAGAAGGTGACGTCATCCTCTCATTTGAAGGGGCTAAAGCAGTCACGGAAGTCCATTCACCAAAGGCCGGTAAAGTGGCCAAAATTAACACTGCTTTGATCGATCATCCGGAGTATTTGGATGACAGCGACCAAGACAAAAACTGGATTGTGGAACTATATTAA
- a CDS encoding TMEM175 family protein: MKKLKSRLDAFSDAVIAIILTIMVLDLTPVLRDNLNDYLFLSKQIGIYIISFAFVANMWYQHATLFNDIDDMSYRIMLYDFIFLIPLSLTPLATNMMASNTTRIPVMAYGLLLFLVSASFRLLARSVMHFEYTDKSKMRQLYRKIYGRHNQYYLIFNAVLIVLAYFFPQVVLWFYLPYPIVYMILSSRDRQQMYDASQLTTEQRQEYLKLPQNAINQFREMVQDQAATGTDRTTSNASHPQHGFSGWLDHPVATDSAGHSVNPHAPSNNPDSVEVRKERQAQWEEFAKQIRDGSKKYRDAAEQIRKEQRDTNREAVKQAARQAEQQQDQRKHDAEAAAKEAEIQREAREKASKQAAKETERQQEADKESAKQAAKDIERQAKAKRRAAHEEDKILEHQKRTQRRAERRDAKHEVKQKKLQAKAQAYEPDQNSKPTDHDTEQSDQEKHEE; this comes from the coding sequence ATGAAAAAGTTGAAGAGTCGGCTGGACGCTTTTAGCGACGCGGTGATCGCCATTATTTTGACAATTATGGTTTTGGATCTAACACCAGTCTTGCGGGACAACTTGAATGATTACTTGTTTTTAAGCAAACAAATTGGCATCTATATTATCAGCTTCGCTTTTGTGGCCAACATGTGGTATCAGCATGCCACCTTGTTCAATGACATTGATGATATGAGTTATCGAATCATGTTGTATGATTTTATCTTCTTAATCCCACTATCACTGACACCACTGGCCACTAACATGATGGCCAGCAACACCACCCGGATTCCGGTCATGGCATACGGTCTCCTGTTATTTTTGGTTTCAGCATCATTTCGCCTGCTGGCACGATCAGTCATGCACTTTGAGTACACTGACAAATCAAAAATGCGCCAGCTGTATCGGAAAATCTATGGGCGTCACAATCAATACTATTTAATTTTCAACGCCGTCTTGATTGTCCTGGCCTATTTTTTCCCACAGGTTGTCTTGTGGTTCTACCTTCCCTATCCAATCGTCTATATGATCCTAAGCAGCCGCGATCGTCAACAAATGTACGATGCTTCGCAATTGACCACCGAGCAGCGACAGGAATACTTGAAGCTGCCGCAGAACGCCATTAATCAATTTAGAGAAATGGTCCAGGACCAGGCAGCAACCGGAACTGACAGAACAACGTCAAACGCGAGTCATCCTCAACACGGGTTTAGCGGTTGGCTTGATCACCCGGTCGCCACCGACAGTGCCGGCCATTCGGTCAACCCACACGCTCCCAGCAATAATCCAGACAGCGTCGAAGTCAGAAAAGAGCGCCAGGCACAGTGGGAAGAATTTGCCAAGCAAATCCGTGATGGTTCCAAGAAATATCGTGACGCAGCTGAACAAATTCGTAAAGAACAGCGTGATACCAATCGAGAAGCCGTCAAGCAAGCAGCACGACAAGCCGAACAGCAGCAAGATCAACGCAAGCATGACGCCGAAGCTGCTGCCAAGGAAGCCGAAATTCAGCGTGAAGCCCGTGAAAAAGCCTCAAAACAAGCCGCTAAGGAGACCGAACGCCAACAGGAAGCTGATAAGGAATCAGCCAAGCAGGCTGCCAAAGATATTGAACGCCAAGCAAAGGCCAAGCGCCGGGCTGCTCACGAAGAAGATAAAATTCTTGAGCATCAAAAACGCACCCAACGGCGAGCAGAACGCCGGGATGCCAAGCACGAAGTCAAGCAAAAGAAGCTGCAGGCTAAGGCTCAAGCCTATGAGCCGGATCAAAATTCCAAACCCACTGACCATGACACTGAACAGTCCGATCAGGAAAAGCATGAAGAGTAG
- a CDS encoding Xaa-Pro dipeptidyl-peptidase has protein sequence MKINQFGYVPTNHQQIINELTEIHFLNPTNLKISDPMELYRDFLLEYYSQHASLTTRLEKIHNLMATETIDAATFTKATGSVSAKAFYNIGLQLLGFLDGLDFSLEAPFKGITQLGLPKPLNQSTMNRDQLIDAWYRLLNTRNKYGQLLIDYIAGKGYYQQLLNDSDFKIPLFFNGKAQAVFNTDKLIREVVYVESSLDSDHDGKRDLLKTNIIRPAETNEGYQAPVIFTADPYAQGMNEKWSEKFSHDNKRPLKRKQPNHLTYQDVEAQPSNVTPPKPRKINGRTTKTGETFTKFWSYSLNDYFLARGFTIVYSSGIGTKDSDGFRTTGTKAETLSATAVIEWLNGNRTAFTNRSDQIAIDAWWSSGSVGMTGRSYLGTLATAAAFTGVDGLKTSIVEAGLSDYYPYYRENGLVVAPDGDDADVLAEWTFSRQQTAGDYVQIKDAWLKYFKQMTHDQEHDTGSFNQFWDARNITKYNHTKADMLLVHGLNDWNVKTGQVWNSRNKLKTRDITQKLILHQGQHEYLNNFRSFDYTDLVNLWLSNKLFGIQNRVDDVMPDVIVQDNAHAETWHNYPDWGGSESTKRTFSLASLNNIKGNFSFSDQLPNQVFKHYTQHLNDWRNDLYSRQGTAMDNHCIRLLSDPLTHDITIDGQPTISLVAQTSSIVGQISVALVDYGEDQRLTEVPQTLVSQKILQGYHWRKDDLKEFLPQTNPTDFKRITEAHINMQNRQNSYRVDDVQPQTGYKLRFAFQPTFWHLLKGHQLGLVIYASDLVYTVHGNQAITYTLNLNDSTLEVPVLKS, from the coding sequence ATGAAAATTAACCAATTCGGGTATGTCCCCACCAACCATCAACAAATAATCAATGAACTGACAGAAATTCATTTTTTGAATCCGACCAATCTTAAGATAAGCGATCCGATGGAACTCTATCGCGATTTTTTGCTGGAATACTACTCCCAGCACGCTTCCCTAACCACTCGACTGGAAAAGATTCATAACTTAATGGCAACAGAAACGATTGATGCAGCAACATTTACCAAGGCAACTGGTTCCGTGTCCGCTAAAGCCTTCTATAATATTGGCCTGCAATTACTGGGATTCTTAGACGGATTGGATTTTTCCCTCGAAGCTCCGTTCAAGGGCATCACGCAACTGGGCCTGCCGAAACCGTTGAACCAGTCAACGATGAACCGTGATCAGCTGATCGATGCTTGGTATCGGTTGTTGAATACCCGGAACAAATACGGTCAACTCCTGATCGACTACATAGCTGGCAAAGGGTATTACCAGCAGTTGCTCAACGATTCCGATTTCAAAATACCACTATTCTTCAACGGCAAAGCCCAAGCCGTTTTCAATACAGATAAATTAATCCGCGAAGTCGTCTACGTCGAATCATCCCTGGACTCGGACCACGACGGTAAACGGGATCTGCTAAAAACCAATATCATCCGGCCTGCTGAAACCAACGAGGGCTACCAAGCGCCGGTTATCTTCACTGCCGACCCATACGCCCAAGGCATGAACGAAAAATGGTCAGAGAAGTTCTCCCACGACAACAAGCGTCCACTCAAGCGAAAACAACCGAATCACCTAACCTATCAAGATGTTGAAGCACAACCCAGCAACGTCACCCCACCCAAGCCGCGAAAAATTAACGGCCGAACGACTAAAACTGGTGAAACCTTTACCAAGTTTTGGTCGTATTCTCTCAATGATTATTTTTTGGCGCGAGGTTTCACGATCGTTTACTCATCAGGGATCGGAACCAAGGACTCTGACGGGTTCCGGACCACTGGTACCAAGGCTGAGACCCTAAGCGCAACGGCGGTCATTGAATGGCTCAACGGCAACCGGACTGCCTTTACCAATCGCTCCGATCAAATTGCGATCGATGCTTGGTGGAGCAGCGGCAGTGTTGGGATGACTGGCCGCTCTTATTTAGGAACACTTGCCACCGCAGCCGCGTTTACTGGCGTTGACGGCTTAAAAACCAGCATCGTGGAGGCCGGCTTATCCGATTACTACCCTTATTATCGGGAAAACGGCCTGGTGGTTGCCCCAGATGGCGATGATGCCGACGTTTTAGCCGAATGGACTTTCAGCCGCCAACAGACCGCTGGGGATTATGTCCAAATCAAGGATGCTTGGCTGAAGTATTTTAAACAGATGACTCACGACCAAGAACACGATACCGGCAGCTTCAATCAGTTTTGGGACGCCCGAAACATTACCAAATATAACCATACCAAGGCGGATATGCTACTGGTTCACGGTTTGAATGATTGGAACGTCAAGACCGGTCAAGTCTGGAATTCCCGGAATAAGTTAAAGACCCGAGATATCACGCAAAAATTGATCCTTCACCAAGGCCAGCACGAGTATCTCAACAATTTTCGCTCCTTTGATTACACCGATCTGGTGAACCTGTGGCTGTCCAACAAACTATTTGGGATTCAAAATCGGGTCGACGACGTGATGCCAGATGTAATCGTTCAGGACAACGCCCACGCAGAAACGTGGCATAACTATCCTGACTGGGGCGGATCTGAATCAACTAAGCGCACTTTCTCGCTCGCCAGTTTGAATAACATCAAAGGCAATTTCAGTTTCTCAGATCAGCTGCCAAACCAGGTTTTCAAGCATTACACCCAGCACCTCAATGACTGGCGCAATGATTTATATTCACGCCAAGGCACCGCCATGGACAACCACTGCATTCGGCTCTTGTCCGACCCACTGACACACGATATCACAATTGATGGCCAACCAACGATCTCGTTAGTTGCCCAAACCAGTTCCATTGTCGGCCAAATCAGCGTTGCCCTTGTCGACTACGGTGAGGATCAGCGATTAACTGAAGTCCCTCAAACGCTGGTTTCCCAAAAGATTTTGCAAGGTTACCATTGGCGAAAGGATGACTTAAAAGAATTTCTTCCTCAGACGAACCCAACCGACTTTAAACGAATCACCGAAGCTCACATCAACATGCAGAACCGCCAAAATTCTTATCGCGTCGATGATGTGCAGCCACAAACCGGTTATAAGTTGCGCTTTGCCTTCCAGCCAACCTTTTGGCACTTACTCAAAGGCCATCAATTGGGGTTGGTAATCTATGCCAGTGACCTGGTCTACACCGTCCACGGTAATCAAGCCATCACTTACACATTGAACTTAAACGATTCAACGCTGGAAGTGCCAGTTTTAAAATCGTGA
- a CDS encoding lipoate--protein ligase: MTQRAKIALIEIPGLDLNQSGLDRSVSCSQHISTTVPRGLGDPHVSVNFRATPPIMGYNAIRQSQGSVALFFEFFCNRLLQSEELIIIRYVDISSGKDYLNRPIITDSLSKFFITSPKFTEPIFYFSRPPQASVVIGLNQDVYSEVNLNFIRDQKIQLSRRFAGGGAVFVDPGNLTYVFIDNDDGSNYGDFKRYAQPVISTLKKLGVDAKMTGRNDLTVDGKKISGMSALKIGDRFLCGGTLMVDVDLAKAAKALTPPKVKLQSKGIKSVHSRVTNIRQYFDPKYKNITFEELEKRILLTVFRVTDIRDVPTYTMTDDDWKDVLKIADQAYTGDDFVMGTKPNDDYFRGRHFDGVGTVEISFSVKNDVVTHAKIYGDFNNPNGDLAAIENHITNVPFAKDSLEEAFRISNLEANIGKVTPPDMADLMLKEKYDLK; this comes from the coding sequence TTGACACAGAGAGCTAAGATCGCTTTGATTGAAATCCCGGGTTTGGATTTGAATCAAAGTGGCTTAGATCGCAGTGTCAGTTGCTCGCAGCACATTTCAACCACAGTGCCACGTGGGCTGGGTGACCCGCACGTTTCAGTTAACTTTCGAGCAACTCCCCCAATAATGGGTTACAATGCAATTAGACAGAGTCAAGGTTCGGTTGCATTGTTTTTTGAATTCTTTTGTAACCGCTTACTTCAATCAGAGGAGCTGATTATTATCCGTTATGTTGATATTTCCAGTGGTAAAGATTATTTGAACCGGCCGATCATCACCGACAGTCTCTCAAAATTCTTCATCACCAGTCCAAAATTTACTGAACCGATTTTCTACTTTTCCAGGCCCCCACAGGCATCGGTGGTCATTGGGTTGAATCAAGATGTTTATTCCGAGGTTAATTTAAACTTTATCCGTGATCAAAAAATTCAACTCTCCAGACGGTTCGCCGGTGGCGGTGCAGTGTTTGTTGATCCGGGAAATTTGACGTACGTCTTTATTGACAACGATGACGGCTCAAATTATGGTGATTTCAAACGCTATGCCCAACCAGTGATTTCAACCCTGAAGAAATTGGGTGTCGACGCCAAAATGACCGGCCGAAATGATTTAACCGTGGACGGCAAAAAAATCTCAGGAATGTCGGCATTAAAAATCGGGGATCGCTTTTTATGCGGCGGTACTCTAATGGTAGATGTTGACCTGGCCAAAGCGGCCAAAGCCCTTACCCCGCCGAAAGTAAAACTGCAATCCAAAGGCATCAAATCTGTCCATAGTCGGGTCACCAACATTCGGCAGTATTTTGATCCGAAATACAAAAATATCACCTTTGAAGAACTGGAAAAACGTATCCTGCTGACCGTCTTTAGAGTCACCGATATTCGTGATGTACCAACCTATACGATGACTGATGATGATTGGAAGGATGTCTTAAAAATCGCTGATCAAGCCTATACCGGTGACGACTTCGTCATGGGCACCAAACCCAATGATGATTACTTCCGCGGTCGTCATTTTGACGGCGTGGGAACTGTTGAAATCAGTTTCTCAGTCAAAAACGATGTCGTGACTCACGCAAAAATCTATGGTGATTTCAACAATCCCAATGGTGATTTGGCAGCCATTGAAAATCACATTACCAACGTGCCATTTGCCAAGGACAGCTTGGAAGAGGCCTTTAGAATCAGCAATCTTGAAGCTAACATCGGCAAAGTAACGCCACCTGACATGGCAGATTTAATGTTAAAAGAGAAGTACGATCTTAAATAA
- a CDS encoding lyase family protein: MSGEMLGSLYNQNGYLTARMRNIWSDQNRVKVICQVETAVAYAMAKNGKIPDKAYQEIQAKLVPENIDRVQLKIESARAGHFLAGFVTVCQSLFDDDSGQYIHYGAASEDVEDTAFVLQLKESDRVLKDYLDQLGSVLYDLCERYKSTVTAAVAHKTYASPTTLGFKLGIVLNELDYLMRKLDSLAPFTFAGSLAGADGTSSMLGDDYDQIEQDFCDRLGLSKPEMYWHTQRERFTEYCHVETMIAQALGRLGKNLLYMSQIIVGEFQETYAPGRQGSTVVPTVRNPYMVEAVVNLATVIRNEMGLMYDTMSVDGEKDTTVWRDLYVALPEMTMYLSGQLNYAINILKFGQFKPQRMRQNLSADDGTMYSGSLMMALAKHMGRENAHGLLVKLRDQADREHVTLRDLFYADPTIAKYLSSDDLDRLMRSDGHLGNAISKTEQILKFYKARHSNVKNRKED, encoded by the coding sequence ATGAGTGGTGAAATGCTAGGTTCGCTGTACAATCAAAATGGTTATTTAACGGCTCGAATGCGAAATATCTGGTCTGACCAAAATCGAGTGAAAGTCATTTGCCAAGTTGAAACGGCGGTGGCTTACGCAATGGCCAAAAACGGCAAGATCCCTGATAAAGCCTACCAAGAAATCCAAGCCAAATTGGTTCCAGAAAATATTGATAGGGTGCAGTTAAAAATTGAGTCAGCCAGAGCTGGACACTTTCTGGCGGGATTTGTCACAGTTTGTCAGTCACTTTTTGATGACGACAGCGGGCAATACATTCACTATGGAGCTGCCAGTGAGGATGTCGAAGACACCGCGTTTGTCCTTCAACTTAAGGAGTCTGACCGGGTGCTGAAGGATTATCTTGATCAACTTGGTTCGGTCCTTTATGACTTGTGTGAACGATACAAGAGCACTGTCACTGCCGCCGTCGCCCACAAAACATACGCCTCCCCCACCACGCTGGGATTCAAGCTCGGGATTGTTTTGAATGAATTGGACTACCTCATGCGCAAGCTTGATTCACTGGCACCATTTACCTTCGCTGGCAGCTTAGCGGGTGCCGACGGGACGTCTTCAATGCTGGGTGATGACTATGATCAGATCGAACAGGATTTTTGTGATCGCTTGGGATTATCAAAACCGGAAATGTATTGGCACACGCAGCGGGAACGATTCACTGAATACTGCCATGTCGAAACGATGATTGCCCAGGCACTGGGCCGATTAGGCAAGAATTTACTCTATATGAGTCAGATAATTGTTGGTGAATTTCAGGAAACCTATGCGCCCGGCCGCCAAGGATCAACTGTTGTGCCCACCGTACGAAACCCATATATGGTCGAAGCGGTCGTCAATTTGGCAACGGTCATTCGAAACGAGATGGGTCTGATGTACGACACAATGTCAGTTGATGGTGAGAAGGACACCACCGTGTGGCGTGATTTATATGTTGCCCTCCCTGAAATGACAATGTACCTTTCAGGCCAGTTGAACTACGCCATTAATATTCTTAAATTTGGCCAATTTAAGCCTCAACGCATGCGGCAAAACTTATCCGCTGACGATGGCACAATGTACTCCGGATCATTGATGATGGCCCTCGCCAAGCACATGGGCAGAGAAAACGCCCACGGACTACTGGTGAAACTGCGTGACCAAGCTGATCGTGAACACGTCACTTTAAGGGACTTGTTTTACGCTGACCCCACCATTGCCAAGTATTTAAGTTCCGATGACCTTGACCGACTAATGAGGTCGGACGGCCACCTTGGCAATGCCATTTCAAAAACAGAACAGATTCTCAAATTCTATAAAGCTCGTCACTCTAACGTTAAAAATCGAAAGGAAGATTAA